The following are encoded in a window of Paenibacillus polymyxa genomic DNA:
- a CDS encoding carbohydrate ABC transporter permease, whose protein sequence is MKGSSQKLAPYLFIGPSIILLTLFSLLPILLALVISFTDMDLSGLVNYESIRFIGLENYTNVLLDPSFIKSLGNTLFFVIIGVPLVLIFSLSIAILINMGKSRAFKVFRVVFYLPSVTNVVAVAVVWSYLYNPTLGLFNYVLGQMNLGPVPWLTDPTVAKISLIVLAVWRGIGLNMIIFIAAIKGIPGSYYEAAQLDGANTWQQIRYITLPQLRYAIFFVSITTMIGWLQFFEEPFVMTKGKPLDGTLTASLFIYNNGFQFSKFGYAAAGSFILFFAIIAVTLIQFRLQNKAES, encoded by the coding sequence ATGAAAGGAAGCTCGCAGAAGCTTGCGCCATACTTGTTTATCGGTCCCTCCATCATCCTGTTAACGCTGTTTTCGTTGTTGCCGATACTACTGGCGCTCGTGATCAGCTTCACGGATATGGATCTGTCCGGACTCGTTAATTATGAAAGTATTCGCTTTATAGGATTGGAAAATTACACGAACGTGCTTTTGGACCCTTCCTTTATAAAGTCCCTTGGTAATACCCTGTTCTTCGTCATCATCGGTGTTCCGTTGGTGCTGATATTTTCGCTTAGCATCGCGATTCTGATTAACATGGGGAAATCACGTGCTTTCAAAGTATTCCGCGTCGTGTTTTATCTGCCTTCCGTAACGAATGTGGTTGCGGTCGCAGTGGTTTGGAGCTATCTGTATAATCCGACGCTTGGATTATTCAACTACGTACTTGGTCAGATGAATTTAGGTCCCGTCCCATGGCTGACCGATCCAACAGTAGCGAAAATTTCGCTGATTGTGTTAGCGGTTTGGCGGGGCATCGGCTTAAACATGATTATTTTTATTGCGGCTATTAAAGGGATTCCGGGTTCTTATTATGAAGCGGCTCAGCTCGACGGTGCCAATACATGGCAGCAAATTCGTTATATTACGCTTCCGCAGCTTCGTTACGCTATTTTCTTCGTGTCCATCACGACGATGATCGGCTGGCTGCAATTTTTCGAGGAACCGTTTGTCATGACCAAAGGGAAACCGCTCGACGGTACGCTGACGGCATCCCTGTTCATTTACAATAACGGATTCCAATTTAGTAAATTCGGGTATGCCGCGGCGGGATCGTTCATTCTGTTCTTCGCGATCATCGCGGTGACGCTGATTCAGTTCCGTTTGCAAAATAAAGCGGAGTCCTGA
- a CDS encoding sugar ABC transporter substrate-binding protein — MMKRTLGIILASTLLLGGALVGCSSKDDSSGKDANGKTTITMWGMGAEGKLLPEIVKDFEKENPDIHVDVQALPWDNAHDKLLTAVASKSGPDVVQLGTSWVPELASAGALTDITPYISKYPELESKNFFEGAVGTTKFEGKPVGVPWYTETRVLFYRSDLLKQVGYNEAPKTWEELSDAAQKLAARGKGKYGISFSAKEQSMGFMFALQNGSKLVDEQGNPLFNQPPFVDAVKYVNTFFQNGSNAVDIGIDSVQGLQGEGIVPMFISGPFMIKEIKSKAPELEGKWNIAELPGKVNNLSVLGGANLSIMKFSKHPEESAKFLAYMSKPETQLKWMDLSSNLPATTKSWEDAKLKSDPMLRTIRKQLDHSAALPQLAAWEEVSQQFIKSFERIYRGHADVQKEMDDFNQQAASIMKK, encoded by the coding sequence ATGATGAAAAGAACGTTGGGGATCATTTTGGCAAGTACCTTATTACTGGGGGGCGCGCTGGTAGGCTGCTCGTCCAAGGATGATTCGTCTGGCAAAGATGCGAACGGCAAGACGACCATCACCATGTGGGGCATGGGAGCAGAAGGAAAACTGCTGCCTGAAATTGTAAAAGATTTTGAGAAAGAAAATCCAGATATTCACGTTGATGTACAGGCGTTGCCTTGGGATAACGCTCACGATAAGCTGCTGACAGCAGTTGCTTCAAAATCCGGTCCGGACGTGGTTCAGTTAGGTACATCATGGGTTCCCGAACTTGCGTCTGCGGGTGCATTGACGGATATTACCCCTTATATCAGCAAGTATCCTGAACTGGAATCGAAGAATTTCTTCGAGGGTGCTGTAGGTACGACAAAATTTGAAGGGAAACCAGTCGGTGTGCCTTGGTACACTGAAACGAGAGTTTTGTTCTATCGTTCTGACCTACTGAAACAAGTCGGATATAATGAAGCGCCTAAAACGTGGGAAGAGCTTTCCGATGCTGCTCAAAAGCTGGCGGCTCGGGGCAAAGGCAAATATGGCATCTCCTTTAGTGCAAAGGAGCAGTCTATGGGCTTTATGTTTGCTCTCCAGAACGGTTCCAAGCTGGTTGACGAGCAGGGCAATCCGCTGTTCAATCAACCACCGTTTGTGGATGCTGTGAAGTATGTGAATACCTTTTTCCAAAATGGCTCTAACGCAGTGGATATTGGAATTGATTCCGTTCAAGGTTTGCAAGGCGAGGGTATCGTTCCAATGTTTATCAGCGGTCCTTTCATGATTAAAGAAATCAAGAGCAAGGCACCAGAATTGGAAGGTAAGTGGAATATAGCGGAGCTTCCTGGCAAAGTAAACAACCTGTCCGTTTTGGGTGGAGCCAACCTTTCAATTATGAAATTCAGCAAGCACCCAGAGGAGTCGGCCAAATTCCTGGCTTACATGAGCAAACCAGAAACACAGCTGAAATGGATGGATCTGTCCAGTAACTTGCCTGCAACTACTAAATCGTGGGAAGATGCCAAACTGAAGAGTGATCCGATGCTTCGGACGATTCGCAAACAGTTGGATCATTCCGCAGCATTGCCGCAACTGGCCGCATGGGAAGAGGTTTCTCAACAATTCATCAAGAGCTTCGAACGTATTTACCGCGGTCATGCCGATGTACAGAAGGAAATGGATGACTTTAATCAGCAGGCTGCAAGTATAATGAAAAAATAA
- a CDS encoding alpha-N-arabinofuranosidase: MAAAVKAKMIVDKSFRIAEVDKRIYGSFVEHLGRAVYGGIYEPTHSTSDEGGFRNDVKDLVKQLDVPIIRYPGGNFVSGYNWEDGVGPVASRPRQLELAWRTVEPNEVGTNEFFKWAKDVGSEVMMAVNLGTRGIDAARNLVEYCNHTGGSYWSDLRRSHGVEQPHKIKTWCLGNEMDGPWQIGHKTAEEYGRLAVESAKAMKLIDPDIELVSCGSSSSTMPTFPEWEATTLDHTYEVADYISLHQYYGNHDNDTANYLARSMDMDHFIHTVISTCDYIKAKKRSKKKMMLSFDEWNVWYHSNDADKKIDPWSVAPPQLEDIYNFEDALLVGSMLITFLRHADRVKMACLAQLVNVIAPIMTENNGKAWKQTIFYPYLHASRYGRGISLMPVVDSEKYDSKDFTDIPYLDSAVVYDEEGDALTVFAVNRHLSESLELTVDVRSFEGYRIVEHTVLEHDDLKATNSPAGEKVTPHNGGNAKLEDGIVKAHLGKASWNVIRLAKSH, from the coding sequence GTGGCAGCAGCTGTAAAAGCAAAGATGATCGTAGACAAATCTTTTCGTATTGCTGAAGTCGATAAACGCATTTATGGCTCTTTTGTAGAGCATCTCGGGCGTGCCGTATATGGTGGCATTTACGAGCCTACTCATTCAACCAGTGATGAAGGCGGTTTCCGAAATGATGTTAAAGATTTGGTAAAACAGCTTGATGTTCCTATTATACGCTATCCGGGAGGCAATTTTGTATCCGGTTACAATTGGGAGGACGGTGTCGGCCCTGTCGCGTCCAGACCTAGACAGTTGGAGCTGGCGTGGAGAACGGTCGAGCCGAATGAAGTGGGTACGAATGAATTTTTCAAGTGGGCCAAGGATGTAGGTTCCGAAGTCATGATGGCAGTTAATCTGGGTACGCGCGGAATTGATGCTGCGCGTAATCTGGTGGAATATTGCAACCACACAGGCGGTTCCTACTGGAGTGATCTACGTCGTAGTCACGGTGTAGAGCAACCACATAAGATTAAAACCTGGTGTCTTGGTAACGAGATGGATGGCCCATGGCAGATTGGTCATAAGACAGCAGAAGAATATGGCCGACTGGCTGTTGAATCTGCAAAAGCCATGAAGCTGATTGATCCTGACATTGAGCTTGTATCTTGTGGTAGCTCCAGTTCCACAATGCCGACGTTCCCAGAATGGGAAGCAACCACACTGGATCATACCTATGAGGTAGCAGACTATATTTCCTTGCACCAATACTACGGCAATCATGACAATGATACGGCTAATTACCTGGCACGCTCTATGGATATGGATCATTTTATTCATACGGTCATTTCGACTTGTGACTATATCAAAGCAAAGAAACGCAGCAAGAAGAAAATGATGCTCAGCTTTGACGAATGGAACGTATGGTACCACTCCAATGATGCGGACAAAAAAATTGATCCGTGGTCTGTGGCGCCGCCGCAGCTTGAGGATATCTATAACTTTGAGGATGCACTGTTGGTAGGCAGTATGTTGATTACGTTCCTGCGCCACGCGGATCGTGTGAAAATGGCTTGCCTCGCCCAACTGGTCAACGTTATTGCGCCGATCATGACCGAGAATAACGGAAAGGCGTGGAAACAAACGATTTTCTATCCGTATTTGCATGCCTCCCGTTATGGTCGTGGCATATCGCTGATGCCTGTTGTGGATTCGGAAAAATACGATTCCAAGGACTTCACAGACATTCCTTATCTGGACAGCGCTGTAGTTTATGATGAAGAGGGAGACGCACTGACTGTCTTTGCAGTGAACCGTCATTTGTCTGAATCGCTGGAGCTGACAGTAGATGTACGCAGTTTTGAAGGCTACCGCATTGTCGAGCATACTGTATTGGAGCATGATGATCTTAAAGCGACCAACAGTCCAGCTGGTGAAAAAGTTACGCCTCACAACGGCGGCAACGCCAAGCTTGAAGACGGAATTGTAAAAGCTCATTTGGGCAAAGCATCGTGGAACGTTATCCGTCTCGCTAAGTCACATTAA
- a CDS encoding carbohydrate ABC transporter permease, whose amino-acid sequence MKTAVQQARANTRSGEKTFQWFVAILLTVGGLLMVLPFAWMILSSFKTEGEVTKIPPTIWPQHFTLDNFKLLFDSMAFGTYLTNTLIIVLASFFGLFLNAMAGYGFAKFQFKGKGFLFYLVLATMMIPGQVTMIPVYLILNQMGLTNSMLGIVLPGLVGAFAIFLFRQFMSDIPEELLEATRLDGAGEFRTFLQIVLPISTPILAVQAILTFIGGWNSFLWPLIIANDEKLYTLSVGLSLLKGQNESQFALQMAGSTFMVVPIMIIFIVFQKYIIENYTISGIK is encoded by the coding sequence GTGAAAACAGCTGTTCAGCAAGCCCGCGCCAATACGCGCAGTGGTGAAAAAACATTTCAATGGTTCGTGGCGATTCTCCTGACCGTAGGAGGTCTGTTGATGGTGCTGCCTTTTGCGTGGATGATTCTATCCTCCTTTAAGACAGAGGGGGAGGTAACCAAAATTCCTCCGACCATCTGGCCGCAGCATTTTACACTGGATAATTTTAAATTACTATTCGATAGCATGGCTTTTGGAACCTATCTGACGAATACGCTGATTATTGTTTTAGCTTCCTTCTTCGGATTATTTCTGAATGCCATGGCAGGTTATGGCTTTGCCAAATTCCAATTTAAAGGCAAAGGGTTTCTGTTCTATTTGGTACTGGCAACGATGATGATTCCAGGCCAAGTGACGATGATTCCCGTCTATTTGATTCTGAACCAGATGGGGTTGACCAATTCCATGCTAGGGATTGTCCTGCCTGGATTGGTAGGTGCGTTCGCGATCTTCCTGTTCCGGCAGTTCATGTCCGATATCCCGGAAGAACTGCTAGAGGCGACACGCCTCGATGGAGCAGGGGAGTTCCGTACTTTTCTGCAAATCGTATTGCCTATCTCGACACCGATTCTAGCAGTACAGGCCATTTTAACCTTTATCGGCGGATGGAACAGCTTCCTGTGGCCGCTCATTATTGCGAACGATGAGAAGCTGTACACATTGTCCGTCGGACTGTCACTGCTCAAGGGACAGAACGAAAGTCAATTTGCCCTTCAAATGGCAGGCTCGACCTTTATGGTCGTTCCGATCATGATTATCTTCATTGTTTTCCAAAAGTATATTATCGAGAACTATACGATTTCGGGGATTAAGTAA